One window from the genome of Oryctolagus cuniculus chromosome 1, mOryCun1.1, whole genome shotgun sequence encodes:
- the LOC103348033 gene encoding olfactory receptor 13C7-like, producing the protein MRIPRTSPVEMSAVVSTKPTKMYGNSDASFCLLDREKLVPGVFFLAPPLFPFDCYVAICHPLRYPVVMSKAAYVPMAAGSWVAGGVNFLVQVSLAVQLPFCGDSTINHFTCEMLAVLKLGCADISINMVSMAVANVIFLAVPVLFIFVSHIFILTTILRIPSAEGRKKAFSTCSAHLTVVVVFYGTIPFMYGKPKSKDPLGADKQDLADKLISLFYGVVTSMLNPKGHHEEPDQSEALHTVIARS; encoded by the exons ATGAGAATTCCACGCACGTCCCCTGTGGAGATGTCGGCAGTGGTGTCCACGAAGCCAACAAAGATGTACGGGAACTCTGATGCCAGCTTCTGTCTCCTCGACAGGGAGAAATTAGTACCCGGGGTCTTCTTCTTAGCACCGCCCCTGTTTCCC TTTGAttgctatgtggccatctgccacCCCCTTAGGTACCCCGTGGTCATGAGCAAGGCTGCCTACGTGCCCATGGCTGCCGGCTCCTGGGTGGCTGGTGGCGTCAACTTCCTGGTCCAGGTCTCTCTTGCAGTACAATTACCCTTCTGTGGGGACAGCACCATCAACCACTTCACCTGTGAGATGCTGGCTGTGCTGAAGTTGGGCTGTGCTGACATCTCCATCAACATGGTCAGCATGGCAGTGGCCAACGTGATCTTCCTTGCTGTCCCTGTCCTGTTCATCTTTGTCTCCCATATCTTCATCCTTACCACCATCCTGAGGATCCCATCAGCTGAGGGCAGGAAAAAGGCCTTTTCCACCTGCTCCGCCCACCTCACAGTGGTGGTCGTCTTCTACGGGACCATCCCCTTCATGTACGGGAAGCCCAAGTCCAAGGACCCCCTGGGGGCAGACAAGCAGGACCTTGCAGACAAACTCATCTCCCTCTTCTATGGGGTGGTGACCTCCATGCTCAACCCCAAAGGTCACCATGAAGAACCTGATCAGTCAGAAGCACTTCACACAGTAATAGCAAGaagttga
- the LOC108175373 gene encoding olfactory receptor 13C7, with translation MGAANQSMVTEFVLLGLSAHPALEKTFFVLILSTYLVILLGNGVLLLVTTLDARLHTPMYFFLGHLSLLDVCYTTSSVPLVLNGFLTPRKTISFLGCAVQMFLSFAMGATECVLLGMMAFDRYVAICHPLRYPVVMSKAAYVPMAAGSWAAGGVNSLVQVSLAVQLPFCGDNVINHFTCEILAVLKLACADISINVVSMVVANVIFLGVPVLFISISYMCILTTILRIPSAEGRKKAFSTCSAHLTVVVVFYGTILFMYGKPKSKDPLGANKQDLADKLISLFYGLLTPMLNPIIYSLRNKDVKTAARSLVAQKCCPL, from the coding sequence ATGGGAGCAGCCAACCAGTCTATGGTGACAGAATTTGTCCTGCTGGGCCTCTCAGCCCACCCAGCGCTGGAGAAGACGTTCTTCGTGCTCATCCTGTCCACGTACCTGGTAATCCTGCTGGGCAACGGGGTCCTCCTTCTGGTGACCACCCTGGACGCCCGCCTGCAcacgcccatgtacttcttcctgggccacctctccctcctcgACGTGTGCTACACCACCTCCTCGGTCCCACTGGTCCTGAATGGCTTCCTGACCCCCAGGAAAACCATCTCCTTCTTAGGCTGTGCCGTCCAGATGTTCCTCTCCTTTGCCATGGGAGCCACAGAGTGTGTGCTCCTGGGCATGATGGCGTTTgatcgctatgtggccatctgccacCCCCTTAGGTACCCCGTGGTCATGAGCAAGGCTGCCTACGTGCCcatggctgctggctcctgggcagCTGGTGGCGTCAACTCCCTGGTCCAGGTCTCTCTTGCGGTACAATTACCCTTCTGTGGGGACAACGTCATCAACCACTTCACCTGTGAGATCCTGGCTGTGCTGAAGTTGGCCTGTGCTGACATCTCCATCAACGTGGTCAGCATGGTTGTGGCCAACGTGATATTCCTGGGGGTCCCTGTCCTGTTCATTTCCATCTCCTACATGTGCATCCTCACCACCATCCTGAGGATCCCGTCAGCTGAGGGCAGGAAAAAGGCTTTCTCCACCTGCTCTGCCCACCTCACTGTGGTGGTCGTCTTCTACGGGACCATCCTCTTCATGTATGGGAAGCCCAAGTCCAAGGACCCCCTGGGGGCAAACAAGCAGGACCTTGCAGACAAACTCATCTCCCTCTTCTACGGACTTCTGACCCCCATGCTGAACCCCATCATCTACAGCCTCAGGAACAAGGACGTGAAGACTGCAGCGAGGAGCCTGGTGGCTCAGAAATGCTGCCCCCTTTGA